The Musa acuminata AAA Group cultivar baxijiao chromosome BXJ2-2, Cavendish_Baxijiao_AAA, whole genome shotgun sequence genome contains the following window.
cgatcctctagctcgacgtccaatcttctggcatgttctattagcccaacatgattcttcctgctttaattgtctcatcccgatcgaagcatcctgcgtcactcaaaacgcgaaATAAATCACAAGCATTctgaattggtttcatcatccaaATCGGAGATTCAATAATCAAaagttgtaggagtcaacatgctgaaggggaagacgatgtgccaaaggatcggacgagcgccggatgaaccaatgacatgccagacaaaggatttatgctttgtaatcatttgtttatatcgaagtaggtttttgGTCTAATTGAGGCAGTATTGGGGTAAAACATGTCAACTCAATAAGGAGCCAATTAGGCCTAAATtaggagtgatttgggctcattgggaggctcattcaatgacccaaatgttgggccaagcggtggcaccgctagaattgGCGGTAGAACCGCTTATGAGTTGAAAAACTTGAAAAACTTGGTCTCCGAggctgttaggcagtggtaccgccagtccgggcagtggtaccactcataCACAATCTCCTAGGCGatagtaccgtcagactgggcggtggtaccgcctagtgttaggctacaggcggtggtaccacccgtaccctgaaatctcggagatttaaattttggtttcaagttttgaagtcatttgggatctataaataccccagctattcctgtatagagaagcaagaaagattgagcaaaactttatgattctaaaattgtaaaccttagaaagttgagttccctcctcacaaagcttaaagagagttctaagggaggtgtgagaggaatACCttctaaaagagggttgtaaaagattatctcctaaacctatgaaaataagaagatgggtgtaaaaagatagttggtcttcgcccattaaaggaagatcgttaatggatgcTGATAGCCTCGACGGAaaaagaatcgggagtggatgtaggtcacgacgatcgaaccactataaaatctggtttgcatttttgctttgctatttacatttattgcaaaccgtCATACTTCCTCTTTACTCTAACTACACATCGTTACGAACGTATTTCAAGTTATCATCTTTCCGAAAACGATTTTATTGAATGAAAGATTTTACGAAGTTgatgtttttaccgctgtactaattcacccccctccctcttagtgtcgactcgttcctaccagaaataacttcatcttTCTCGATACTCTATAAGATTAAAAAAGTTTTATTCGGATATCCTCTTTTTGTATCTTATACAaattattaagaatttttcaagtTGCTTGGGCACCATTTTATAAGCTACATTAGCCAAATCATTTTCGcactatatatattttataagctaCATTAGTCAAATCATTTTCGcactatatatattttataagctaCATTAGCCAAATCATTTTCGCACTATATACAAATCATTTTCGCACCATTTTATAAGCTACATTAGCCAAatctcaagatatatatatatatatatatattgtagctTTAGCATTTAGATTGTTGAGGTTCACGTGACTTCTGTTATTCTTTAACATCATTCATACATGTATCAAAGGTTTGAGTTGTTTGACTAAtaagaaataaatttattatgGCTTGTGAAAGAAACATAACTTAATAGTATACAGTCAGTTAGTAGGTTGTGGCTCCTCAACTGTTGGTACCTTAGCAGATATCTCAACATTTGGTGCCTCATAAGAATATAAGATTTAACTctttaataatttataaataatgaAATACAATTATTAAGATAGTTTTTCAAAAAAAAGCAACAATAATAAATCTAAATTTGATTCGAAAACAAGGTGCTTACTTTATTAGATGATATTGTTAAtatcatttatttattatttttcaatgCAAGGTAGGAATAGATCATTTTCACAATCTTGAAAATtctaatttatttgatgatttaaagCATATGACGTGCTCATAGAATCACCcatatcaaatatcaaaaatatgTTTGGACCAAatcatattatataaaaaataggtATAAGAATTTATAAACTATATATCGATACATAAGTTATGGGCAGACAACCTTTCAAATAATCAATAATCGGAATCTCGTTTCTCTTAAATCTCCTTATTCTTTCTCCCATTATTAGAATCATCTcagaattaaataaattaattatcatagaCCAATTATActtattcaaaatttttaaatcagcaaTGTTTGATACTAAAGACTACTTTAATCTATAGTTGCTTTGATAGAATAATCTATAGGCAAAAATATATAATGCATATATTCAATAAAAGTCTATCATtaattcctcatcatcatcacatGAATGCAAATTTATTATTAACCTTTTCAAATTTCTATGGGTTGGttcttcaaataaaaaaatatttatgtataagaTACTTTTCAAATCTATATGTCTTCAAATCTATTTGGTAGAAAGAGATACATTAGACATAGAAAAAGATAATTTCACCCCATTCACTACAAAATTATTATTCTTACATCATCGTTCTATAATTGACAATATTAATACGTGAGATATGTGAATATTAGGGAtatctaaaaataaataattaaatataatattttttataatattcaaaTGACTCGATGATAACGAGACCAATTTTTCTTAATAGGCTCCATGACATAACGAGAAAAATGATCCACAAAACTTCATTTTGAAATTATCCAACTAAGATGACTTTTCAACCCCTCTTTATCGTTAGAATGATCTGATTCATAAGTACCAACAAATGGAATTGCAAagatgaaatttaaaaatttatataaataaaaagcataCCTATACTTAAATCAACATTCTTGCAACTATCTTAGGATATTCTACACATATAATAAGTATTTAATGACATGATTACTTTTTGTTTAAAGTCAAAAGGGATTAAATTTAATAATTCAATGAAAAATTATCTGGCTAGAAAAAATAAGGAGAAAATTAAAATTGACACACTATTAAAAATccataaaatactaaaaaatctCTAAAACAAAAACCCAGTGTTATATGCCCATAAGTGTTATATTCAAAGTTTTCataaaaatttcagatcattttGAACAGTGCATGTATGTGATGcactatttttttaatgtttctcAAAAAATGATGCATCATTTAGTAGAAAttttttctcaacaaaattttttacatatatatttttgacctatttaaaagctcaaatgtgaaaaaatattgcatggataaattataatttattaaaatataaaaaataattaaaaataggaaaaaaaattgtttagatgctaaaaaaattacaaaaatattaaaaataattttaaaataaaaaaaccagTAACATATATCTATAAGTGACATatctaaatattttctaaaaatttaagatCATTTTAAATAATGTGTTTATGTGTTGCAATGTTTTTGAATTTTCCTCAATAACAATGCATCacctattgagaattttttttatcaatttttttacatATATTGTTGACCTATTTGAAGCTCAAAtgtgaaaaatattatataaatgccttataatttttaagaaatagACAAAAAcaggaagaaaataaaaataaaataaaatattattcgaaTGTTCAAACTTtcataaaagataataaaaaattctctaaaatagaaaactaGTGACATATGTCTATAAGTgtcttatttaaaatttttaaaaattttaagatcaTTTTGACTAGTGCATCTATGCAATGCACTATTTTTGAATTTTCCTTAATAATAGTCCATCACCTATTATGAAAAATTTCCTCTACACCTAGTTTTCTACATATATTGTGGGTCTCTTTATAAGCTCAAATGTGAAAAAACATTATATGGATGAATTATAATTTGTTATAAACAAAATAAACAAGGTGAAAATAACATATTGTTCTagataaggattttatttttataaagaataCTTAAAATATTGATAGTAAAATAATAAGTTTTCATAACACTATTTAGAATGATAAACATCAATCTAACTCTAAAACTGTAACTatataataaatcaaaaaattaaaaatttataataaatatttttatagaaaTGGAGACATACCTTAAAAAGCTATATCACAAATTGGTGGCTACTGTAGTTATGAAATCCTAGAAGTAGAAAACGCTTAAGATCTAGAACTCTCCTTTAAGATCTAGAAATAGAAGTTCAAATGAATTGGTATTACCGACAAGTGATGAACCTTGATCCTAAATATAATTGTAAGTGATGAAACTTGAtcctaaatataataataatgtataaaattaaCGATACTTGAAGGTTGAAATATACTACAACAAGTCACGTAtaagaatgtgtgtgtgtgtgtgtgtgtgtgtgtgaagatgATTATGATGATTACGATGGGATTTGCAATTGATTGGGAAGAGGAGAAAACAAGACGGACACAGGTGGAGaaatagaaaaaggaaaggaactgCATCTACTTGCAGAGCAAGACATGAATGGTGGGACAAATCCAATAGGTCGATTGAAAAGGCTGTCTACGTGTATGACTGTGGTTGTACTATTTACTGTTGACTGCATAACCTCTTTGCTGCTGAAGTTAATTTTCAGCTGCCCATGCAGTAGTCGTACGACTcctcatttctctctctctctctctctctctgagggagggagggagagagagagagagagagagagagagagagagagtaggaaaTTAAGTGACCAACCAACAATAAAACCTTTCAAATGAATTATTGTGGAGGCAGACTGAATCATTCTGAAGCAGAAGTTGACAACAACGGACCAAAAAATGTCGCCTTTGATTGTAGCAATTACTGCGACATCACAAGTTGGTGCCATGTAAATCCCATCTTTGTTTCAGCGGTGGAAGTATCAGAAAACACACAACAATCTCTCTCTAGAATGCCAATTTACTGCACCAAAATGAAGTATCTTCACGTCCTTCGATTAATGTATCCCACTTATTTAAAGACCAGCAATCCCCCACTCTTCACACCTCTAGTTGCTGTTGTACCACCGAACGATGGTCCTcagcctcctcctcttccttctcttattCCCCTCCCTCGCCGCTCCCTCACGCATTCCGGCCATCATCGTCTTCGGTGACTCCACCGTCGATGCTGGCAACAACAACTACGTCCGGACCATCGCCAGAGCCAACTTTCCTCCCTACGGACGCGACTTCCCAGGCGGCCGCGCCACCGGCCGCTTCTGCAACGGCCGCCTCGCGACCGACTTCGTCTCGGAGTCCCTCGGCCTCCCGCCCACCGTCCCCGCCTACCTCGACCCGGCCTACTCCATCAAGGACTTCGCCACAGGCGTGTGCTTCGCATCGGCCGCCACCGGGCTCGACACCGCCACCTCCGACGTGCTAGTGAGTCCGTCCTCCATGGCCTTCTTAGGACACCGCGCCCGACAATTTAGCTACGTAGTTTCGTGGCTTTTAGCCCGCCACAGCGCCTACGGTGCGCGATCTAAATCGCGTCGCGACCGACGGCGTGACTCTCGTCGCGTGCCTGTCGCGACTTAAGCCATGCCCGGAGTCGTGGCATGTGCAGGTTGGTCGTTGAATTGAATGAATATTACGAGTCACATCTGCTGTCAACCCAATACGACACGACACATCGACGAGTCTTTCCTCCACACCCCACCGGCAACCTCTACTTACGACGCCCTAACTGTGGATGCTCATGCGCAGTCTGTGATACCTCTGTGGCAAGAGATGGAGTACTTCAAGGAGTACAAGAAGCGGCTGACGCACTACGTGGGGAGGAAGAAGGCCATGCACATCATCCACGAGGCCGTGTACATCGTCAGCGTAGGGACCAACGACTTCATCGAGAACTACTACTCGCCGACGAGCAGCCGGAGCAAGCAGTTCACGGTGGAGGAGTATGAGGACTTCCTCATCGGCCTCGCCGCTCGCTTCCTCACCAAGCTCCACCGGCAGGGGGCTCGCAAGATCTCCTTCACAGGGCTCAGCCCCTTCGGGTGCCTACCGTCGGAGCGGGCCACCAACTTCCTCGGCCACGGTGAGTGCATGGAGCAGTACAACAAGGTGGCCATTGACTTCAACATGAAGCTACAGGCGTTGATAGAGAGGCTGTGCGCTTCATCCCCGGGGCTCAAGCTGAGATTTACTCCCACGTATGACTTGTTCCTCCACGTCGTACAGAATCCATCCTCATATGGTGAGTCTCCGACATGTTTCTTTCTTATCTGCTGGAGGAGATCTGCAGGTAAAAGCAAGCAATGTGTTGCAGGATTCGAGAACGCGATTCGAGGATGCTGCGGGACGGGAAGAATGGAGATGGGCTACTTCTGCAACGAATGGAGCCATTTCACGTGTGAGGACCCAAACAAGTTTGTGTTCTGGGATTCAGTTCATCCGTCTGAGAGCTTGAATCGTATCTTCGCCAACCAGACGCTGAGGACCAGCCTGGCCGAGTTCTTATAGTTGATGTAGGCCGTTTAAGATCTCATATATATCCACAAGCTTAAGAAACAATCAAGCGGATTCAGTGAAGCTTAGCCGGATGTATTTGCTTTCTGCCTGTGTATGTCATGTGCCTTCTACAACAGAATGGTGAAGAAGATGAAGCCATTTCTCCGTGGAACTCTCCTCCGTAACTCAATCTAGAGAAGGCGACGTGGAACTCCAAGACCGTGAATCTTGAGCCAGTTTCTACAATGATGACCAACAAAGATCATCGACTAATAATAGAACTAAGCTGAAGACCAACGACAACGTGTCCTGCATGACGACGGAGTTGCAGATAGGAAGGACGTCGTTTGCAGTTCCATTGAAACGACCctactctctgtctctctctcccttGTAATTGCTCTTGTCATTTATGAGTGGAGAATTTGTGGCATTTGGTTGCGCATAGCCAGTGGATCAAAACCACGAACTTTGCGGTCGTCTTCTGTCGCCTGACACTTTTGTATTCTCCTGATCCAACTCATTTTTTCGAGTAGTGGCCCTCTCAAGAACTTGACCTGTGGACCTCAGAGGACACCTCATTGCACAAA
Protein-coding sequences here:
- the LOC103972586 gene encoding GDSL esterase/lipase At2g04570-like; protein product: MVLSLLLFLLLFPSLAAPSRIPAIIVFGDSTVDAGNNNYVRTIARANFPPYGRDFPGGRATGRFCNGRLATDFVSESLGLPPTVPAYLDPAYSIKDFATGVCFASAATGLDTATSDVLSVIPLWQEMEYFKEYKKRLTHYVGRKKAMHIIHEAVYIVSVGTNDFIENYYSPTSSRSKQFTVEEYEDFLIGLAARFLTKLHRQGARKISFTGLSPFGCLPSERATNFLGHGECMEQYNKVAIDFNMKLQALIERLCASSPGLKLRFTPTYDLFLHVVQNPSSYGFENAIRGCCGTGRMEMGYFCNEWSHFTCEDPNKFVFWDSVHPSESLNRIFANQTLRTSLAEFL